Proteins from one Triticum aestivum cultivar Chinese Spring chromosome 7A, IWGSC CS RefSeq v2.1, whole genome shotgun sequence genomic window:
- the LOC123154200 gene encoding uncharacterized protein — MSMPLDRETPLPPGVDHHEVVQRQARQPPGRGRASPVLEVQRRELERRPRRGGWRHLGRRRQRDNIRTAAPPSPGMVGSPSVVARLMGLDALPHAVVEEEDGQCPLTQLPTVPVVPLPVSFNPAAGLLPRTRRRPPVAALQPAFSCGRASSHPAALPAVFSHGASFPPCNFPFWLCPS; from the coding sequence ATGTCGATGCCGCTGGACAGGGAGACGCCGCTTCCCCCTGGCGTCGACCACCACGAGGTTGTCCAGCGACAGGCGCGACAACCTCCAGGACGCGGTCGCGCCTCCCCTGTCCTTGAGGTCCAGCGGCGGGAGCTGGAGCGACGGCCTCGGCGCGGCGGGTGGCGTCATCTCGGGCGACGACGGCAGCGGGACAACATCAGAACGGCGGCGCCACCGTCCCCTGGCATGGTGGGCTCGCCCAGCGTCGTCGCACGGCTCATGGGGCTCGACGCGCTGCCGCACGCCGTCGTAGAAGAGGAGGACGGCCAGTGCCCCCTCACCCAGCTGCCCACGGTTCCAGTCGTCCCTCTGCCGGTCTCCTTCAACCCCGCCGCCGGTCTCCTCCCACGGACCCGCCGTCGGCCTCCTGTGGCGGCCCTGCAGCCGGCCTTCTCCTGTGGTCGCGCATCGTCTCATCCCGCAGCCTTGCCGGCAGTCTTCTCCCATGGCGCTTCTTTCCCTCCATGCAACTTCCCCTTCTGGCTCTGCCCCTCCTGA